One window of Saimiri boliviensis isolate mSaiBol1 chromosome 4, mSaiBol1.pri, whole genome shotgun sequence genomic DNA carries:
- the H1-4 gene encoding histone H1.4 translates to MSETAPAAPAAPAPAEKTPVKKKARKSAGAAKRKASGPPVSELITKAVAASKERSGVSLAALKKALAAAGYDVEKNNSRIKLGLKSLVSKGTLVQTKGTGASGSFKLNKKAASGEAKPKARKAGAAKAKKPTGAAKKPKKATGAATPKKSAKKTPKKAKKPAAAAGAKKAKSPKKAKAAKPKKAPKSPAKAKAVKPKAAKPKTAKPKAAKPKKAAAKKK, encoded by the coding sequence ATGTCCGAGACTGCGCCTGCCGCGCCTGCTGCTCCGGCCCCTGCCGAGAAGACACCCGTCAAGAAGAAGGCCCGCAAGTCCGCAGGTGCGGCTAAGCGCAAAGCTTCTGGGCCCCCGGTGTCCGAGCTCATTACCAAGGCTGTCGCCGCCTCCAAGGAGCGCAGCGGCGTGTCTTTGGCCGCTCTCAAGAAAGCGCTGGCAGCAGCTGGTTATGACGTGGAGAAGAACAACAGCCGTATCAAGCTAGGTCTCAAGAGCCTGGTGAGCAAGGGCACCCTGGTGCAGACCAAGGGCACCGGCGCTTCGGGTTCCTTCAAACTCAACAAGAAGGCGGCCTCTGGGGAAGCCAAGCCTAAAGCTAGAAAGGCAGGGGCGGCTAAGGCCAAAAAGCCCACAGGAGCGGCCAAGAAGCCTAAGAAGGCGACGGGGGCAGCCACCCCTAAGAAGAGCGCCAAGAAGACCCCAAAGAAGGCGAAGAAGCCGGCTGCGGCTGCTGGAGCCAAAAAAGCGAAAAGCCCGAAAAAGGCAAAAGCAGCCAAGCCAAAAAAGGCGCCCAAGAGCCCAGCGAAGGCCAAAGCAGTGAAACCCAAGGCGGCTAAACCAAAGACCGCCAAGCCCAAGGCAGCCAAGCCAAAGAAGGCGGCAGCCAAGAAAAAGTAA
- the LOC141579892 gene encoding histone H2B type 1-M, with translation MPEPTKSAPAPKKGSKKAVTKAQKKDGKKRKRSRKESYSVYVYKVLKQVHPDTGISSKAMGIMNSFVNDIFERIAGEASRLAHYNKRSTITSREIQTAVRLLLPGELAKHAVSEGTKAVTKYTSSK, from the coding sequence ATGCCTGAACCTACCAAGTCCGCTCCCGCCCCGAAGAAGGGCTCCAAGAAGGCGGTGACCAAGGCGCAGAAGAAGGACGGCAAGAAGCGCAAGCGCAGCCGCAAGGAGAGCTACTCCGTGTACGTGTACAAGGTGCTGAAGCAGGTCCACCCCGACACCGGCATCTCCTCCAAGGCCATGGGCATCATGAACTCCTTCGTCAACGACATCTTCGAGCGCATCGCGGGCGAGGCTTCCCGCCTGGCGCATTACAACAAGCGCTCGACCATCACCTCCAGGGAGATCCAGACGGCCGTGCGCCTGCTGCTGCCCGGGGAGCTGGCCAAGCACGCGGTGTCCGAGGGCACCAAGGCCGTCACCAAGTACACCAGCTCCAAGTAA